One Deinococcus sp. LM3 DNA segment encodes these proteins:
- a CDS encoding ABC transporter substrate-binding protein, producing MNSAQARTLAEIKASGTLKIGTNAEFKPFTYFEGKTMKGFEYDLGNAIARQMGVKAEWINQPFDNLLIGLNQNRFDLVISSHGITPERARAVDFSLPHYCSGGVILSRPGGPKTAADLKGKTVSTQVGTTYVDQIKKVTGDRNLRLFPNNAGALQALMSGRVDAMVNEKFYSLEALKLNGKKLQQGEMLFQEKLGMAVAKGNKTLLGAVNASLKTVQANGTYAKISKSHFGQDVRCR from the coding sequence ATGAACTCCGCGCAGGCGCGCACGCTGGCCGAGATCAAGGCGTCCGGTACCCTCAAGATCGGCACGAACGCCGAATTCAAACCGTTCACCTACTTCGAGGGCAAGACCATGAAAGGCTTCGAGTACGACCTCGGCAACGCCATCGCCAGGCAGATGGGCGTGAAGGCCGAGTGGATCAACCAGCCCTTCGACAACCTGCTGATCGGCCTGAACCAGAACCGCTTCGATCTCGTGATCTCCTCGCACGGCATCACGCCCGAACGCGCCAGGGCCGTGGACTTCAGCCTCCCGCACTACTGCAGCGGCGGCGTGATCCTCAGCCGTCCCGGCGGCCCGAAAACCGCGGCCGACCTGAAAGGCAAGACCGTCTCCACGCAGGTCGGCACCACCTACGTCGACCAGATCAAGAAGGTCACGGGCGACCGCAACCTGCGCCTGTTCCCCAACAACGCCGGCGCGCTGCAGGCCCTGATGAGCGGCCGCGTGGACGCCATGGTCAACGAGAAGTTCTACAGCCTCGAGGCGCTGAAACTGAACGGCAAGAAACTCCAGCAGGGTGAGATGCTGTTCCAGGAGAAACTCGGCATGGCGGTCGCCAAGGGCAACAAGACCCTGCTCGGCGCCGTGAACGCCAGCCTGAAGACCGTGCAGGCCAACGGCACCTACGCGAAGATCTCCAAGAGCCACTTCGGGCAGGACGTCCGGTGTCGCTGA